In Methanofastidiosum sp., one DNA window encodes the following:
- the wecB gene encoding UDP-N-acetylglucosamine 2-epimerase (non-hydrolyzing), giving the protein MKQLKVMTVVGTRPEIIRLSAVINKLESSEAIEHTLVHTGQNYDYELNEIFFKDFNLRKPDYFLNAAIGTAVETIGNILIKIDPIMEEVKPDAFLVLGDTNSCLCAIAAKRRHIPIFHMEAGNRCFDQRVPEESNRKIVDHIADINLTYSDIAREYLLREGLPAARIIKTGSPMIEVLNSRKEDIENSNVLERLELQEGKYFVVSAHREENINSETNFLDLVDSLNAIADKYKFPIIMSTHPRTKNMIEAKQIVFNPLIKTMKPLGFNDYVKLQTKAKAVLSDSGTISEESSILGFRALNIRQAHERPEAMEEAAVMMVGLNKERIMQGLEVLEKQEKDTLRLVVDYNMPNVADKVLRIILSYSDYVNRVVWGNY; this is encoded by the coding sequence ATGAAACAATTAAAAGTAATGACAGTCGTAGGAACCAGACCAGAAATCATCAGGCTGTCAGCTGTTATTAATAAATTAGAATCATCAGAAGCCATAGAACACACCCTGGTACATACAGGACAAAATTATGATTACGAATTAAATGAAATCTTTTTCAAAGATTTTAACTTAAGAAAACCTGACTATTTTCTTAATGCTGCCATTGGAACAGCAGTAGAAACCATAGGAAATATCCTTATTAAAATTGACCCTATAATGGAGGAAGTAAAACCAGATGCTTTCCTGGTACTGGGAGACACCAACAGCTGCTTATGCGCCATAGCAGCGAAGAGAAGACATATTCCCATATTCCATATGGAAGCCGGCAACAGATGTTTTGATCAAAGGGTGCCGGAAGAAAGCAATAGAAAAATAGTCGATCATATAGCCGACATAAACCTAACCTATAGTGATATTGCCAGGGAATATTTGCTAAGAGAAGGCCTGCCAGCAGCTAGAATCATTAAAACCGGCAGTCCGATGATTGAAGTGCTCAACTCCAGGAAAGAAGATATTGAGAACTCAAATGTCCTGGAACGCTTGGAACTGCAAGAAGGCAAATACTTCGTAGTGTCAGCCCACAGAGAGGAAAATATTAATTCAGAGACAAACTTCCTCGACCTGGTGGATAGCTTAAATGCGATAGCGGATAAATACAAGTTTCCTATTATAATGAGTACCCATCCCAGAACAAAAAACATGATAGAGGCAAAACAGATAGTATTCAATCCTCTGATAAAAACCATGAAACCTTTAGGGTTTAATGACTATGTTAAGCTGCAAACCAAAGCCAAAGCCGTACTCAGTGACAGCGGCACTATAAGCGAAGAATCATCAATCCTGGGCTTCAGAGCACTTAATATAAGGCAAGCCCACGAACGGCCAGAAGCTATGGAAGAGGCAGCGGTGATGATGGTGGGGTTAAATAAGGAGAGAATAATGCAAGGGCTGGAGGTTTTAGAGAAGCAAGAAAAAGATACTTTACGGCTTGTGGTAGATTATAATATGCCCAATGTAGCTGATAAGGTTCTGAGAATAATCCTGTCTTATTCGGATTATGTGA